A stretch of Paludisphaera borealis DNA encodes these proteins:
- a CDS encoding response regulator produces MIDHPPSILIVDDDEDICENMADIFTDLGFDIDVAHEGRTALELVRGRPYDVVLLDLKMPGMDGLSLYREIKKVQAGTVAFLLTAYAGGSTAGEALAAGASQVLAKPVDLPLLLRLIDEALDRPLVLVVDDDDDLCLNLWDLLREQGYRVCIAHDGRQAVERLRTSTRVVLIDLNLPDRDGADVCRQVRESNPASQVVLITGHRAELEPKIERLQAEGFDAICYKPFDLPELLGTLERLAQP; encoded by the coding sequence ATGATCGACCACCCCCCTTCCATCCTCATAGTGGACGATGACGAAGACATCTGCGAGAACATGGCTGACATTTTCACCGACTTGGGCTTCGATATCGATGTAGCTCATGAAGGTCGGACTGCACTGGAGCTGGTGCGAGGGCGGCCGTACGACGTGGTCTTATTGGACCTGAAGATGCCCGGGATGGACGGCCTGTCGCTCTACCGCGAAATCAAGAAGGTGCAAGCCGGGACGGTGGCATTCCTCCTGACGGCCTACGCCGGCGGATCCACGGCCGGGGAGGCGCTTGCCGCCGGGGCGTCGCAGGTCCTGGCCAAGCCGGTCGACTTGCCTCTGCTGCTGCGTCTGATCGACGAGGCACTGGATCGGCCGCTAGTGCTGGTGGTCGACGACGACGACGACCTGTGCCTCAACCTCTGGGACCTGCTGCGCGAACAAGGCTACCGGGTCTGCATCGCCCACGACGGTCGACAGGCGGTCGAGCGGCTGCGGACTTCGACCCGGGTCGTCCTGATCGACCTAAACCTCCCGGACCGGGACGGCGCCGATGTGTGTCGGCAGGTCCGCGAGTCGAACCCGGCGTCGCAGGTCGTGCTCATCACCGGGCACCGGGCCGAATTGGAGCCGAAGATCGAACGGCTGCAGGCGGAGGGCTTCGACGCGATCTGCTACAAGCCGTTCGACCTCCCCGAACTCCTGGGGACCTTGGAGAGGCTGGCCCAACCATGA
- a CDS encoding ATP-binding protein → MRILIVEDDADTRENLRDILELDGCRVDEAVTVAATLDRQDWSTYSTILLDRKLPDGTAFDLLPRLKRLAPAADVIILTGFADVDGAISALRQGAADYLLKPINPDELKARIFRLAESRRADEELRRRSLILQSVLKQVADATIVVDRHGKVLLYSPAIERLIGSIRVGAPLEEWSARGLLHRPDADTPYALEDMPLSRALRGDEVIDEEIFVKPPGNRPSRWMSANASPLRDPEGIQGAVVILRDITERKEAQARALQSERLAAIGEMVTGLAHESRNALQRGQACLEMLALEVRDRPRAVDLVVRLQKAQDDLARLYEDVRDYASPILIRSRSCDLAEVWRKAWSDLEPARRGRKAVLREVIEIADASNLIDPSRMAQVFRNLLENSLAACVDPVEIAIRCVPDELDGHPALRISVSDNGPGFAPGQRPKAFEAFHTTKTKGTGLGLAICRRIIEAHGGRIILGSGPGRGAKFIITLPKGNP, encoded by the coding sequence TTGAGAATTCTCATCGTCGAAGACGACGCCGACACGCGGGAGAACCTGCGCGACATCCTGGAGCTGGATGGATGCCGAGTCGACGAGGCGGTGACGGTCGCAGCGACACTGGACCGGCAGGACTGGTCGACGTACTCGACAATCTTGTTGGATCGCAAGCTCCCTGACGGGACGGCGTTCGATCTGCTGCCGCGACTCAAGCGGCTGGCCCCCGCGGCCGACGTGATCATCTTGACCGGCTTCGCCGACGTCGACGGGGCGATCTCGGCCCTGAGGCAAGGGGCTGCCGACTACCTCCTGAAGCCGATCAACCCCGACGAGTTAAAGGCGAGGATCTTCCGCCTCGCCGAGTCTCGGCGGGCGGACGAGGAATTGCGCCGGCGATCACTGATCCTCCAGTCCGTCCTGAAGCAGGTCGCTGATGCGACGATCGTCGTCGATCGTCATGGCAAGGTCTTGCTTTACAGTCCGGCTATCGAGCGGCTGATCGGCTCGATCCGAGTGGGAGCCCCGCTCGAGGAGTGGTCGGCTCGCGGGTTGCTCCATCGGCCCGACGCCGACACTCCCTATGCCCTTGAAGACATGCCGCTGTCCCGGGCGTTGCGAGGCGACGAGGTCATCGACGAGGAGATCTTTGTAAAGCCGCCCGGGAATCGGCCAAGCCGCTGGATGAGCGCCAACGCGAGCCCACTGCGGGATCCGGAAGGGATTCAGGGGGCGGTCGTCATCCTCCGCGACATCACCGAGCGGAAGGAGGCGCAAGCGCGCGCCCTCCAATCAGAGCGTTTGGCCGCGATTGGAGAGATGGTCACCGGGCTCGCCCACGAGAGTCGCAATGCACTACAGCGCGGCCAGGCCTGCCTTGAGATGCTTGCCCTTGAAGTGCGGGACCGTCCCCGGGCCGTGGACCTCGTCGTCCGGCTTCAAAAGGCCCAGGACGACCTGGCCCGCCTCTACGAAGACGTGCGGGACTACGCGTCCCCCATCCTGATCCGGTCCCGGTCCTGCGACCTGGCCGAGGTCTGGAGGAAAGCCTGGTCGGACCTGGAGCCGGCCCGGCGGGGCCGGAAGGCCGTGCTCCGGGAGGTGATCGAGATCGCGGACGCCAGCAATCTCATCGATCCGTCCCGGATGGCCCAGGTCTTTCGCAACCTGCTGGAAAATTCTCTAGCCGCTTGCGTCGACCCGGTAGAGATCGCGATCCGTTGCGTCCCCGACGAGCTGGACGGGCACCCAGCCCTGCGGATCTCCGTGAGCGACAACGGGCCTGGTTTCGCGCCCGGGCAAAGGCCGAAGGCTTTCGAGGCGTTCCACACCACCAAGACGAAAGGCACCGGCCTGGGCCTGGCGATTTGCCGTCGGATCATCGAGGCCCACGGCGGCCGGATCATTCTCGGCAGTGGTCCAGGGCGGGGCGCGAAGTTCATAATCACCTTACCGAAAGGCAACCCATGA
- a CDS encoding ANTAR domain-containing response regulator, with amino-acid sequence MNRSLRIAIADDESDMQEYYRTILPILGHVVVAVAETGQELVAKCREQHPDLVIADIKMPGIDGIDAAAQIYRDSPIPVILVSAYHNEDFIRRAEENHILCYLVKPIKQADLEPAIAIVMRRFEQFQALRKESADMKQALEDRKIIEKAKGLLMKKASLGEAEAFRRLQKLASEQNRKLVEIARMLLTAEEAFQQPEPRQRPV; translated from the coding sequence ATGAACCGCTCACTGCGCATCGCCATCGCCGACGACGAGTCGGATATGCAGGAATACTACCGCACGATCCTGCCGATTCTGGGCCACGTGGTCGTCGCCGTCGCCGAGACGGGCCAAGAGCTAGTTGCGAAGTGCCGCGAACAGCATCCGGACCTGGTGATCGCCGACATCAAGATGCCGGGCATTGATGGCATCGACGCCGCAGCGCAGATCTACCGAGACAGCCCGATCCCGGTCATCCTGGTCTCGGCCTATCACAACGAGGATTTCATCCGGCGGGCCGAGGAGAATCACATCCTGTGCTACCTTGTCAAGCCGATCAAGCAGGCCGACCTTGAGCCGGCCATCGCGATCGTCATGCGGCGCTTCGAGCAGTTCCAGGCCCTTCGCAAGGAATCCGCCGACATGAAGCAGGCCCTGGAAGACCGCAAGATCATCGAGAAGGCCAAGGGCCTGTTAATGAAGAAGGCGTCCCTCGGCGAGGCGGAGGCGTTCCGGCGGCTGCAGAAGCTGGCCAGCGAGCAGAACCGCAAGCTTGTGGAGATCGCGCGCATGCTGCTGACGGCGGAAGAAGCGTTCCAGCAGCCCGAGCCGCGCCAGCGACCCGTTTGA
- a CDS encoding winged helix-turn-helix domain-containing protein, with the protein MERRRRRAVGLVKRGESPAEVAYFLGCGRSSVYTWVKADREDARKLAGRPNAGPKPRLSDEQIEELEGLLLKGAAAHGWHNDLWSAHRVAEVIRRRFGVEYHTEHARKIIRRRLGWSSQRPQLKAKQRNEEKIAH; encoded by the coding sequence TTGGAACGTCGCCGACGGCGGGCGGTCGGGCTGGTCAAGCGGGGGGAATCCCCCGCCGAGGTCGCCTACTTCCTCGGTTGCGGACGCTCCTCCGTCTACACCTGGGTGAAGGCCGACCGAGAGGATGCCCGGAAGTTGGCCGGCAGGCCGAATGCCGGCCCCAAGCCCCGGCTCTCCGACGAGCAGATCGAGGAGCTGGAGGGGCTGCTCCTGAAAGGGGCCGCGGCCCACGGCTGGCACAACGACCTGTGGAGCGCCCACCGGGTCGCCGAGGTGATCCGCCGCCGCTTCGGCGTCGAGTACCACACCGAGCACGCCCGCAAGATCATCCGAAGGCGGCTCGGTTGGAGCAGCCAGAGGCCGCAATTGAAGGCCAAGCAGCGGAACGAGGAGAAGATCGCCCACTGA
- a CDS encoding transposase: MVFLDESGFQLSPVVRRTYAPRGRTPIQEAWHRKGRISAISAVTVSPVRRRPNLYFRLLPDDANAHGEDVIGFLAQLRGQIKGPMTILWDQSKIHGRSGVVKAYLARHPEIVTEDFPGYAPDANPDEGVWGWTKYHRLPNYAPEHTNELRSRLWGELSTLRKRPDLLASFIRHAEIPLRL; encoded by the coding sequence CTGGTCTTCCTCGACGAGTCGGGCTTCCAACTCTCCCCGGTCGTCCGCCGGACCTACGCCCCCCGGGGCAGGACGCCGATCCAGGAAGCGTGGCATCGCAAGGGGCGGATCTCGGCGATCAGCGCCGTGACCGTCAGCCCCGTAAGGCGGCGGCCCAACCTCTACTTCCGACTACTGCCCGACGACGCCAACGCCCACGGCGAGGATGTGATCGGCTTCCTGGCCCAATTGCGAGGCCAGATCAAGGGGCCGATGACGATCCTCTGGGACCAGAGCAAGATCCATGGACGGTCAGGCGTGGTGAAGGCGTATCTGGCCAGGCATCCGGAGATCGTCACGGAAGACTTTCCCGGCTACGCCCCGGACGCCAACCCGGACGAGGGGGTGTGGGGCTGGACGAAGTACCACAGGTTGCCGAACTATGCCCCCGAGCATACGAACGAGCTTCGTTCCCGGCTGTGGGGCGAGCTATCGACCTTGCGGAAGCGACCCGATCTGCTCGCCTCGTTCATCCGGCATGCCGAAATCCCGCTCCGATTGTGA
- a CDS encoding acyl-CoA dehydrogenase family protein: protein MKTGTEPKTPEAPNFIESALRMGGKSDEEARSTASIDRADEQVEDLFAPGYRTTDSPIHRAVWAREAPIDLFLPGSSEPSAGCEGVMRESLDLVRRYKAAGTLLGPDGRIAGKVFDDLAAAGYWGLLIDPEYGGAAAPFAAFARFLTRMSTVDPMVAGLASVHGCIGAVDPLRTFGTPEQKRRFLPLLASGERLSGFALTEPGAGSDLSALRTRAVLDGDAYVVNGEKLFITNAVPGRTIGLVCRIDDRPAVLIVDLPDREDDHFRLVRYGLYALRHAHNNGLIFRDFRVLRENLLRPARGDGLTIAYHGLNRGRVALCAAAAGTMRVMLADLLPWARFRRTYGAPIASRELVRRRIGRLAALIVGADALVSWCSRLLDEGFRGEMECIVAKIFGSEAQKEAAIELYMKTHGGRAFLHGHRFGENVHDYLAPCIYEGEGELLGLAFFKSLIKEHGKAYFEPIGRAVQAAGLRKPNPMNPAHAWAMRRELMPYAAWWVGQSLELRRRPAMPEMPARLAEHARTAFYELHRSRREISAVMAKHQLRLADRQCRMAELSGRLQALVVALVTSLWAARQPDELVRAAADVLCRDLIRAYTGRRPSDDDLRAVTTLGEAVASGGFSAIAGVEADEILMPY from the coding sequence ATGAAAACGGGCACCGAACCGAAAACGCCCGAGGCCCCGAATTTCATCGAATCGGCGCTGCGGATGGGCGGCAAGAGCGACGAGGAGGCGCGCTCGACGGCCTCGATCGATCGGGCCGACGAGCAGGTCGAGGACCTCTTCGCGCCGGGCTACCGGACGACCGACAGCCCGATCCATCGCGCCGTCTGGGCCCGGGAGGCGCCGATCGACCTGTTTCTCCCCGGCAGTTCGGAGCCCTCGGCCGGATGCGAGGGGGTGATGCGGGAGTCGCTGGACCTGGTCCGCCGCTACAAGGCTGCGGGAACCCTGCTCGGACCGGACGGCAGGATCGCCGGGAAGGTCTTCGACGACCTCGCCGCCGCCGGGTACTGGGGCCTGCTCATCGACCCCGAGTACGGCGGGGCCGCGGCACCATTCGCCGCGTTCGCCCGGTTCCTGACGCGGATGAGCACCGTCGACCCGATGGTTGCAGGGCTCGCCTCGGTCCACGGCTGCATCGGCGCCGTCGACCCGTTGCGGACCTTCGGGACGCCCGAGCAGAAGCGGCGTTTTCTCCCTCTGCTGGCCTCCGGCGAGCGGCTCTCGGGGTTCGCGCTGACCGAGCCTGGCGCCGGCTCGGACCTGTCGGCCCTGAGGACGCGGGCCGTCCTCGACGGCGATGCATACGTCGTCAACGGCGAGAAGCTGTTCATCACCAACGCCGTCCCTGGCCGGACGATCGGCCTGGTCTGCCGGATCGACGACCGGCCGGCGGTCCTGATCGTCGATCTACCCGACCGCGAGGACGACCACTTCCGGCTCGTCCGGTACGGCCTCTACGCGCTGCGGCACGCGCACAACAACGGCCTGATCTTCCGCGACTTCCGCGTCCTGCGGGAGAATCTGCTCCGGCCGGCTCGGGGGGACGGGCTGACGATCGCCTATCACGGCCTGAACCGAGGCCGGGTGGCGCTCTGCGCCGCCGCCGCCGGCACGATGCGCGTGATGCTGGCCGACCTCCTGCCCTGGGCCCGGTTCCGCAGGACCTACGGGGCGCCGATCGCCTCCCGGGAGCTCGTCCGGCGGCGAATCGGGCGGCTGGCGGCGCTGATCGTCGGGGCCGACGCGCTGGTCTCGTGGTGCTCCCGGCTGCTCGACGAGGGCTTCCGCGGCGAGATGGAGTGCATCGTCGCCAAGATCTTCGGCAGCGAGGCGCAGAAGGAAGCGGCGATCGAACTTTATATGAAGACGCACGGCGGCCGGGCGTTCCTCCACGGCCACCGGTTCGGCGAGAACGTCCACGACTACCTCGCCCCTTGCATCTACGAGGGCGAGGGGGAGTTGCTCGGCCTCGCCTTCTTCAAGTCGCTGATCAAGGAGCACGGCAAGGCGTACTTCGAGCCGATCGGCCGGGCCGTGCAGGCCGCCGGGCTCCGCAAGCCGAACCCGATGAACCCGGCGCACGCCTGGGCGATGCGCCGGGAGCTGATGCCGTACGCGGCCTGGTGGGTCGGCCAGTCGCTCGAATTGCGGCGGCGGCCCGCGATGCCGGAGATGCCGGCGCGGCTGGCCGAGCACGCCCGGACCGCGTTCTATGAGCTGCACCGCAGCCGCCGCGAGATCAGCGCCGTGATGGCGAAGCACCAGCTCCGCCTGGCCGACCGGCAGTGCCGGATGGCGGAGCTGTCCGGCCGCCTGCAAGCCCTGGTCGTGGCCCTCGTCACCAGCCTCTGGGCCGCCCGGCAACCGGACGAGCTCGTCCGGGCGGCGGCCGACGTGCTCTGCCGCGACCTGATCCGGGCCTACACCGGCCGCCGCCCGAGCGACGACGACCTCCGGGCCGTCACGACTCTGGGCGAGGCGGTCGCCTCCGGCGGATTCTCGGCCATCGCTGGCGTCGAGGCGGATGAAATCCTGATGCCCTATTGA
- a CDS encoding 3-hydroxyacyl-CoA dehydrogenase NAD-binding domain-containing protein, which yields MGNAFRLEEVDGSIAILTFDLPEKKVNTLGRAVLAELAGLTARLAGRTDLRGLLFLSGKPGQFIAGADLNELAALAFATREQVAEAIAFGHQLFDRIARLPFPTVALVDGNCMGGGTELILAMDDRIVSRSPATKIALPEVKLGLLPAWGGTQRLPRRIGLHHAIEMICKGEPISAERAASLGLAFDAVPADRLVEEGVRLVEYHQQSGDWLDRRERDRGPLGLSADQLRFAVAVAEGAIKAKTGGRYPAPLAALGAIRDGCNVPLSAGLEAEREAAMGLVGSPTSANLIAVFFMKNRLERDPGVANAGVSPRTVRRVGVAGAGLMGAGIAAASARSGLPTVMIDVDEARLAAGLRRAGEVVAGRIKIGRATPEDLIGMLGFLNTSTSPRAFADCDVVIEAINEDEAAKAALFRTIGGDLRDDAILASNTSTISITRLAASAPAPERFVGMHFFHPVDRMELVEIIRGDRTNDETVATVVALAKRLRKTPIVVRDGPGFLVNRILFPYLIEAILMAQEGASMDAIDAAAERFGMPMGPIALADLVGLDTAAGAGAVLLAAFPDRSVPTPILRELVAAGRLGKKSGAGFRSYAKKNKAEADPIVLTLLERHRTGDRPPTDEEITDRLFLPMLLEATRVLEEGIVGEPADVDMGLILGTGFPPFRGGLLRWADGEGAGAILDRLERYRSLGERFAPTALLTRLASRGEAFYPGPKVASPVRGA from the coding sequence ATGGGAAACGCATTCCGACTGGAAGAGGTCGACGGGTCGATCGCCATCTTGACGTTCGACCTGCCGGAGAAGAAGGTGAACACGCTGGGCCGGGCGGTACTCGCCGAGCTAGCCGGGCTGACCGCCCGACTGGCGGGCCGCACCGATCTGCGTGGCCTGCTCTTCCTCAGCGGCAAGCCGGGCCAGTTCATCGCCGGCGCCGACCTCAACGAGCTGGCCGCCCTTGCATTCGCCACCCGGGAGCAGGTGGCCGAGGCCATCGCCTTCGGCCATCAGCTCTTCGACCGGATCGCTCGACTGCCGTTCCCGACGGTGGCCCTGGTCGACGGGAACTGCATGGGGGGCGGGACCGAGCTGATCCTGGCGATGGACGACCGGATCGTCTCCAGGTCGCCCGCAACCAAGATCGCCTTGCCCGAGGTCAAGCTCGGCCTGCTCCCGGCCTGGGGAGGCACCCAGCGCCTCCCCAGGCGAATCGGGCTGCACCACGCCATCGAGATGATCTGCAAGGGCGAGCCGATCTCCGCCGAGCGGGCTGCCTCGCTGGGCCTGGCCTTCGACGCGGTCCCGGCCGATCGCCTGGTCGAGGAAGGGGTCCGGCTCGTCGAGTACCACCAGCAGAGCGGCGACTGGCTCGATCGTCGAGAGCGGGATCGAGGACCGCTCGGCCTGAGCGCCGATCAGCTCCGGTTCGCCGTCGCCGTCGCCGAGGGGGCGATCAAGGCGAAGACCGGAGGCCGCTATCCGGCACCCCTGGCCGCCCTGGGAGCGATCCGGGACGGATGCAACGTGCCCTTGAGCGCCGGCCTGGAGGCCGAGCGCGAGGCGGCGATGGGCCTGGTCGGCTCGCCGACCTCGGCGAACCTGATCGCCGTCTTCTTCATGAAGAACCGTCTGGAGCGCGACCCGGGCGTGGCGAATGCCGGCGTCTCACCCCGGACGGTGCGTCGCGTCGGGGTCGCGGGGGCCGGCCTGATGGGGGCTGGGATCGCCGCGGCGTCCGCCCGCTCCGGCCTGCCGACGGTGATGATCGACGTGGACGAGGCCCGCCTCGCCGCCGGCCTCCGGCGCGCCGGCGAGGTCGTCGCCGGCCGGATCAAGATCGGCCGGGCGACGCCAGAGGACCTGATCGGAATGCTCGGATTCCTCAACACATCCACTTCCCCTCGAGCCTTCGCGGATTGCGACGTGGTCATCGAGGCGATCAACGAGGATGAGGCGGCCAAGGCGGCGCTCTTCCGCACGATCGGCGGCGATCTGCGAGACGACGCGATCCTGGCCAGTAACACCTCGACGATCTCGATCACGCGGCTGGCAGCGTCGGCGCCGGCCCCCGAGCGGTTCGTCGGCATGCACTTCTTCCACCCGGTCGATCGCATGGAGCTGGTCGAGATCATCCGCGGCGATCGGACGAACGATGAGACGGTGGCGACGGTCGTGGCCCTGGCCAAGCGGCTCCGCAAGACGCCGATCGTCGTGCGCGATGGCCCGGGCTTCCTGGTCAACCGAATCCTCTTCCCGTACCTTATCGAGGCGATCCTGATGGCGCAGGAGGGGGCTTCGATGGATGCGATCGACGCGGCGGCTGAGCGGTTCGGGATGCCCATGGGCCCGATCGCCCTGGCCGACCTCGTCGGTCTCGACACGGCCGCCGGCGCCGGCGCCGTGCTGCTCGCCGCCTTCCCCGATCGGTCGGTGCCGACACCGATCCTCCGCGAGCTGGTCGCGGCCGGTCGGCTGGGCAAGAAGTCGGGGGCGGGGTTCCGATCGTACGCGAAGAAGAACAAGGCCGAGGCGGACCCCATCGTCCTGACCCTACTGGAGCGCCACCGCACCGGCGATCGGCCGCCGACCGACGAGGAGATCACCGACCGCCTGTTCCTGCCAATGCTGCTGGAGGCGACCCGGGTGTTGGAGGAGGGGATCGTGGGCGAGCCGGCGGACGTCGACATGGGCCTGATCCTCGGCACCGGCTTCCCGCCGTTCCGAGGGGGCCTGCTGCGCTGGGCCGACGGTGAGGGGGCGGGCGCGATCCTCGATCGGCTGGAACGCTACCGATCACTGGGGGAGCGGTTTGCGCCCACCGCGCTGCTGACGCGGCTGGCGTCGCGCGGCGAGGCGTTTTATCCAGGTCCCAAGGTCGCCTCGCCGGTCCGGGGGGCGTGA
- a CDS encoding acetyl-CoA C-acyltransferase, whose product MRNAVVIDAVRTPIGRASADRGCYHDVRAEDLSAHVIRALIERTGIDPHQVEDVRWGCVQQQGEQGFDIARIAALVADLPVETGGVTVNRNCASSLQAINDAAMSIAAGCEDIQVVGGVEHMDHVPIDKGYDPCPSLFRRHSEAIMHMGLTAEYLAAKYRIPRDRQDVYALRSHRLAAEATDRGEFRAEIIPTWGRDEAGRKVLMNKDQCIRRDSSPEALASLPPAFNPAGGSVTAGNSSQVSVGAAALLVMSEEKAAELGLAPMARIRAMAVAGVDPSEMGIGPVPAVRKALTRAGLTLDQVDCIELNEAFAVQVLAVLQLLGISEEMVNTRGGAIALGHPLGATGARIAGTLLHRMRDQGARFGLATLCVGQGQGVATIFESVE is encoded by the coding sequence ATGAGGAACGCCGTGGTGATCGACGCCGTTCGCACGCCGATCGGGCGAGCGTCGGCGGATCGAGGGTGCTATCACGACGTCCGCGCCGAGGACCTCTCGGCGCACGTCATCCGGGCGCTCATCGAGCGGACGGGGATCGATCCGCATCAGGTCGAGGACGTCCGCTGGGGCTGCGTCCAGCAGCAGGGGGAGCAGGGCTTCGATATCGCCCGGATCGCGGCGCTGGTGGCCGACCTGCCCGTCGAGACGGGAGGCGTGACGGTCAACCGCAACTGCGCTTCGAGCCTCCAGGCGATCAACGACGCGGCCATGAGCATCGCCGCCGGTTGCGAGGACATCCAGGTCGTCGGCGGCGTCGAGCACATGGACCACGTGCCGATCGACAAGGGCTACGACCCCTGCCCCAGCCTCTTCCGCCGCCACAGCGAGGCGATCATGCACATGGGCCTGACCGCCGAGTACCTGGCGGCGAAGTATCGCATCCCACGTGATCGGCAGGACGTCTACGCCCTGCGGAGCCACCGGCTCGCCGCCGAGGCCACCGACCGGGGCGAGTTCCGCGCCGAAATCATCCCGACCTGGGGACGCGACGAGGCGGGCCGGAAGGTGCTCATGAACAAGGATCAGTGCATCCGCCGCGACTCCTCGCCCGAGGCTCTCGCCTCCTTGCCGCCAGCCTTCAACCCCGCCGGGGGTTCGGTGACGGCCGGCAACAGCTCGCAGGTCAGCGTGGGGGCAGCCGCGTTGCTCGTCATGTCGGAGGAGAAGGCAGCCGAACTGGGCCTGGCGCCGATGGCCCGCATTCGAGCCATGGCCGTCGCCGGCGTCGATCCGTCGGAGATGGGCATCGGCCCGGTGCCCGCCGTCCGCAAGGCGTTGACGAGGGCCGGGCTGACCCTGGACCAGGTCGATTGCATCGAGCTGAACGAGGCGTTCGCCGTGCAGGTGCTCGCCGTCTTACAGTTGCTCGGCATCAGCGAGGAAATGGTCAACACCAGGGGCGGGGCGATCGCCCTGGGGCATCCCCTTGGCGCCACCGGGGCCCGCATCGCGGGCACGCTGTTGCATCGCATGCGCGACCAGGGGGCACGGTTCGGCCTGGCGACGCTCTGCGTCGGCCAAGGCCAAGGGGTCGCGACCATCTTCGAAAGCGTCGAGTAG